From the Solanum lycopersicum chromosome 10, SLM_r2.1 genome, one window contains:
- the LOC101267177 gene encoding phosphatidylinositol:ceramide inositolphosphotransferase 1-like, with amino-acid sequence MSFYIGREAPKLWRRICAEATIEINLLAENWKYILGGLIFQYIHGLGARGVHYLHRPGPTLQDAGYFLLPELGSDNAYISETVFTTIFLSFVLWTFHPFIFKTKKIYTVLMWCRVLAFLVACQFLRMITFYSTQLPGPNYHCREGSKLATLPRPDSVLEVLLLNFPRGLLYGCGDLIFSSHMIFSLVFVRTYQKYGTRRFIKQCAWIAVIAQSFLIVASRKHYTVDVVVAWYTVNLVVFFVDKKLPELPDRSSAASLLPVSKDSKTKEENHKLLNGNTDPEDWRPRTQINGMIMEDGNAVHVEAAVNGVYRQ; translated from the exons atgtcgtTTTATATTGGTCGTGAGGCTCCAAAG CTGTGGAGGAGAATTTGTGCAGAGGCAACAATAGAGATTAATCTTCTTGCTGAAAATTGGAAATATATTCTTGGTGGTTTAATATTTCAG TACATCCATGGACTTGGTGCTCGTGGGGTTCATTACTTACATCGACCTGGACCAACTCTTCAGGACGCTGGCTACTTTCTTCTTCCG GAGCTTGGGTCAGACAATGCTTATATTAGCGAAACTGTATTCACTACCATTTTTCTATCTTTCGTCTTG TGGACATTCCATCCTTTCATTTTCAAGACCAAAAAGATCTATACGGTTCTGATGTGGTGCAGGGTCCTGGCATTCTTAGTT GCTTGTCAATTTCTTCGGATGATAACATTTTATTCTACACAGCTTCCTGGTCCAAATTATCACTGCCGTGAG GGTTCAAAGCTTGCCACACTTCCTCGGCCTGATAGCGTTTTAGAAGTTCTACTACTTAATT TTCCTCGGGGCTTACTTTATGGTTGTGGTGATTTGATATTTTCATCACATATGATATTCTCCCTAGTCTTTGTGCGGACATATCAGAAATACGGCACACGAAG GTTTATAAAGCAATGTGCTTGGATAGCTGTTATTGCTCAGAGCTTTTTAATTGTTGCATCACGTAAACATTATACTGTAGACGTTGTTGTGGCATG GTACACTGTTAATCTAGTAGTGTTCTTCGTTGACAAAAAATTACCAG AGCTGCCTGACCGTAGTAGTGCAGCCTCATTGCTTCCAGTAAGCAAGGATAGCAAGACTAAAGAAGAGAATCACAAACTTCTGAACGGAAACACAGATCCTGAAGATTGG AGGCCTAGAACACAAATCAACGGGATGATCATGGAAGATGGTAACGCAGTCCACGTCGAAGCAGCAGTGAATGGTGTATATAGACAGTAA